One Methanolobus sp. WCC4 DNA segment encodes these proteins:
- a CDS encoding thioredoxin domain-containing protein, whose amino-acid sequence MEKDENNVQIRINKLIHEKSPYLLQHAHNPVDWYPWGEEAFRKAKDEGKPVFLSIGYSTCHWCHVMEKESFENGNIAELLNGSFVCVKVDREERPDIDNIYMSVCQAITGRGGWPLTILMTPEKKPFYAATYIPAESRYGIPGMFDLIPTIADLWNNKREELLNSAEGITSAVASYGEQENGEGIDENVLHMAFKQIENIFDNEHAGFGREPKFPTPHHLTFLLRYWKRTGHANALEMTERTLESMRMGGIYDQIGFGYHRYSTDRQWLVPHFEKMLYDQAMMVIALAETFQATGKPVYRDTAKEILTYLKRDMLSPEGGFYSAEDADSEGEEGKFYLWTAEEIEDILGKDDAVKFNEIFNIQVEGNFAEEHTNVLSGRNIPHMTKSMEDIISAKPEHDEDTIIFIERSRRKLFNEREKRIHPSKDDKILTDWNGLTIVALSKAAQAFNEDGYAKMAEDAADFIIEEMTEADGRMKHRYREGEAAIDAFLEDYAFFIWGLIELYQTNFRTEYLEHALRLNNYLLTHFIDSKDGAFFHTSDEAEELIFRSKEVYDGAIPSGNSVCIMNLLKLAKMTGNTELEDIAHQAMNAFAGKVTASPIGYTQFMSAVDLAMKESVEMVIVGDMEDADTKEIIEFIDDRFIPEKVLLFRSIYDKDNISDIAPFTRDMEMKNGKTTVHICQNHTCKLPSNDIEHIKEQIEALSHM is encoded by the coding sequence TTGGAAAAAGACGAAAATAATGTTCAAATCAGAATAAATAAACTTATTCATGAAAAAAGTCCTTACCTGTTGCAACATGCCCATAATCCGGTAGACTGGTATCCATGGGGCGAGGAAGCTTTCAGAAAGGCGAAAGATGAAGGTAAACCAGTTTTCCTCTCAATAGGCTACTCCACCTGTCACTGGTGTCATGTAATGGAGAAGGAGTCATTTGAGAACGGGAATATAGCTGAACTCCTCAATGGATCTTTCGTCTGTGTCAAAGTGGACCGTGAGGAAAGACCTGACATCGATAACATATACATGTCAGTATGCCAGGCAATTACAGGAAGAGGAGGATGGCCACTTACAATCCTGATGACACCGGAAAAGAAGCCATTCTATGCTGCCACATACATACCCGCAGAAAGCCGATATGGAATTCCCGGTATGTTCGACCTCATTCCCACAATAGCAGACCTCTGGAACAATAAAAGAGAGGAATTATTGAACAGTGCTGAAGGTATCACTTCTGCAGTTGCATCATACGGTGAACAGGAAAATGGAGAAGGGATCGATGAGAATGTACTTCACATGGCATTCAAACAGATAGAGAATATCTTTGATAACGAACATGCAGGTTTTGGCAGAGAACCCAAGTTCCCGACACCACATCACCTCACATTCTTACTTAGATACTGGAAGAGAACAGGGCACGCCAATGCACTGGAAATGACAGAAAGGACACTGGAATCCATGAGAATGGGAGGGATCTATGACCAGATAGGGTTCGGATACCATAGATATTCCACGGACAGACAATGGCTGGTACCTCATTTTGAGAAAATGCTCTATGACCAGGCAATGATGGTAATAGCCCTTGCAGAAACATTCCAGGCTACAGGGAAACCAGTGTACAGGGATACTGCAAAGGAGATACTGACATATCTTAAAAGAGATATGCTCTCACCGGAAGGTGGATTCTATTCTGCGGAAGATGCTGACAGCGAGGGAGAGGAAGGCAAGTTCTACCTCTGGACTGCAGAAGAGATAGAAGACATACTCGGGAAAGATGATGCAGTAAAATTCAATGAGATATTCAACATTCAGGTTGAAGGGAACTTTGCGGAAGAGCACACAAATGTCCTCAGTGGAAGGAATATACCCCACATGACAAAGAGCATGGAGGATATAATATCTGCAAAACCCGAGCATGACGAAGATACGATAATTTTCATAGAACGTTCAAGAAGAAAGCTTTTCAATGAAAGGGAAAAGCGAATACATCCTTCAAAGGATGACAAGATACTCACTGACTGGAACGGACTCACAATAGTAGCGCTCTCAAAAGCTGCACAGGCATTCAATGAAGACGGTTATGCAAAGATGGCTGAAGATGCAGCAGACTTCATCATTGAAGAGATGACCGAAGCCGATGGAAGGATGAAACACCGATATCGCGAAGGTGAAGCAGCGATCGATGCATTCCTGGAGGATTATGCTTTCTTCATATGGGGTCTCATTGAGCTCTACCAGACGAACTTCAGAACAGAGTATCTGGAACATGCACTCAGGTTGAACAACTATCTTCTTACCCACTTCATTGACAGCAAAGATGGTGCTTTCTTCCACACATCCGATGAAGCAGAAGAGCTGATATTCCGAAGCAAGGAAGTATATGATGGTGCCATCCCCTCTGGAAACTCGGTTTGTATCATGAATCTCCTTAAACTGGCAAAGATGACAGGGAACACAGAACTCGAGGATATAGCACATCAGGCAATGAATGCCTTTGCAGGAAAAGTAACCGCATCACCGATCGGTTATACACAGTTCATGTCTGCTGTTGACCTGGCAATGAAAGAATCTGTGGAGATGGTCATTGTCGGTGACATGGAAGATGCAGATACAAAAGAAATAATCGAATTCATAGATGATAGGTTCATTCCTGAGAAGGTTCTTCTTTTCAGGTCCATTTACGATAAGGACAATATATCAGATATAGCACCTTTTACGAGAGATATGGAGATGAAAAATGGAAAGACCACGGTCCATATCTGCCAGAACCATACATGTAAGCTACCTTCGAATGACATTGAACATATAAAGGAACAGATAGAGGCACTCTCACATATGTAA